One stretch of Dokdonia sp. Hel_I_53 DNA includes these proteins:
- a CDS encoding T9SS-dependent M36 family metallopeptidase has product MKINYFKILMISILFFSANLSAQNYIQSVKDYLITDKVDAGDIQDLKIIEEVHSSKNNIKRIYLAQQFNGIPINNSQITATFKDGKIIYVSHNLESNISNRANISTPSLGPVSAASTAAIALNLGGSNFSVVNTTSPQKLVLSNGGVSQENVPVKLVYTISESGELKLAWDLSIYTMDSKNWWSVRIDALTGSIINKNDWVINCTFDGHNHQDRSRDKSNKEFELLFDNQLTTSISAPYAGESYNVYAMPLESPNHGDRSIVENPQDVVASPFGWHDTDGVEGAEFTITRGNNVYAQEDLLGNNNQGESPDGGSELAFDFPIDLTADAEGSRDAAITNLFYWNNIVHDVFYNYGFDEASGNFQQNNYTGNGSGFDHVIADGFDNVRRSVNNANFATPPEGNNPRMQMFLWNTSGERGNLEIIEPASLARNIELSVSAFSTTNGQPNNSFFASLENPDPNAQLVLVEDDDASADSTDPNDGCDTFLNPEELDGNIALIRRGSCNFTLKVASAQAAGAIGVIIANNVADEIINLGGEENNSNVIPAGMINQEDGDVLISALLNGETIIVNPTRPRFIDGSLDNGIIIHEYGHGISTRLTGGPTNSGCLSTTQQQEQMGEGWSDYFGLMLTMTADDTAIEGRGIGTFATNQPVDGSGIRPAQYSTDTNINGLTYGDTNDEAAISQPHGIGTIWATILWDMTWELIDLYGFDADIYNGTGGNNTALQLVMDGLKNQPCLPGFVDGRDAILAAVDMNDRWTTDGERRDAKCLIYTAFANRGVGFSASQGARFSRTDQVEAFDFPEGNDNFCNELSVGGIDATNFSVYPNPSNGTMNLRINKSVGAGTVKIFDINGRLIHTQESLLEGNVRVEASNLSTGVYLLQVQSDVATETIKLIIE; this is encoded by the coding sequence ATGAAAATAAATTACTTTAAAATTTTAATGATCTCAATTTTGTTTTTTTCAGCAAATTTGAGTGCTCAGAACTACATTCAATCAGTTAAGGATTATTTAATAACTGATAAAGTGGATGCTGGTGATATTCAAGATTTAAAAATCATTGAAGAAGTTCATTCCAGTAAAAACAATATCAAACGTATTTATTTAGCACAACAGTTCAATGGAATACCAATTAATAATTCTCAAATTACTGCTACTTTTAAAGATGGAAAAATAATTTATGTCTCTCATAATTTAGAAAGTAACATTTCTAATCGAGCAAATATTTCTACACCATCACTTGGCCCGGTTAGTGCGGCTTCAACAGCAGCAATTGCGTTGAATCTAGGTGGTTCTAACTTCTCTGTTGTAAATACTACATCACCTCAAAAATTAGTATTATCCAATGGAGGTGTATCACAAGAAAACGTTCCCGTAAAATTAGTGTATACTATTTCTGAAAGCGGTGAATTAAAACTTGCTTGGGATTTAAGTATTTATACTATGGATTCCAAAAACTGGTGGAGTGTAAGGATAGATGCTTTGACAGGATCAATAATAAACAAGAATGATTGGGTAATAAATTGCACTTTTGATGGTCATAATCATCAAGATAGAAGTAGAGATAAATCGAATAAGGAGTTTGAGCTTCTATTTGATAATCAGCTTACAACTTCTATTTCTGCTCCCTATGCTGGAGAATCATACAATGTTTATGCAATGCCACTAGAGAGTCCAAATCATGGTGACCGTTCTATTGTTGAAAATCCTCAAGATGTCGTGGCTTCTCCTTTTGGATGGCACGATACTGATGGCGTAGAAGGTGCAGAATTTACAATAACAAGGGGGAACAATGTATATGCACAAGAAGATCTCTTAGGAAATAATAATCAAGGTGAATCACCAGATGGTGGGTCGGAGTTAGCATTTGATTTCCCTATCGACCTTACTGCCGATGCTGAAGGTTCTAGAGACGCCGCTATAACAAATCTATTTTATTGGAATAACATTGTCCATGACGTTTTCTATAATTATGGATTTGATGAGGCTTCGGGTAATTTTCAACAAAACAATTATACTGGTAATGGAAGTGGATTTGATCATGTAATTGCAGACGGTTTTGATAATGTTCGTAGGAGTGTAAATAACGCAAATTTTGCAACACCTCCTGAGGGAAATAATCCTAGAATGCAAATGTTTCTTTGGAACACCTCTGGTGAAAGAGGAAATTTAGAAATTATAGAGCCAGCTAGTCTTGCAAGAAATATAGAATTGAGTGTAAGTGCCTTTTCGACAACTAATGGCCAGCCTAATAATTCATTTTTCGCTTCCTTGGAAAATCCTGACCCTAATGCTCAACTAGTGTTAGTAGAAGATGATGATGCATCTGCTGATTCAACAGATCCAAATGACGGTTGTGATACTTTTTTAAATCCAGAAGAATTGGATGGGAATATCGCACTAATACGTCGTGGCTCATGTAATTTTACTTTGAAAGTAGCATCTGCTCAAGCGGCAGGAGCAATTGGAGTTATTATAGCGAATAATGTTGCTGATGAAATAATAAATTTAGGAGGTGAAGAGAATAATAGTAATGTGATTCCTGCAGGAATGATAAATCAAGAAGATGGTGATGTTCTAATTTCTGCACTTCTAAATGGTGAAACAATTATTGTAAACCCTACTAGACCGAGATTTATTGATGGAAGTTTAGATAATGGAATTATTATTCATGAGTATGGTCACGGTATTTCAACAAGATTAACTGGAGGTCCTACTAATTCTGGATGTTTGAGTACAACTCAACAGCAAGAGCAAATGGGAGAGGGATGGTCTGATTATTTTGGACTTATGTTAACAATGACTGCTGATGATACTGCAATTGAAGGTCGTGGAATTGGAACATTTGCTACAAATCAACCTGTTGATGGATCTGGTATACGCCCAGCACAATATAGTACAGATACAAATATTAATGGATTGACGTATGGTGATACTAATGATGAAGCTGCAATTTCTCAACCTCACGGTATAGGGACTATCTGGGCAACCATTCTTTGGGATATGACCTGGGAACTAATTGATCTGTATGGGTTTGATGCAGATATTTATAATGGAACTGGAGGTAATAATACTGCTTTGCAACTTGTAATGGATGGTTTAAAAAATCAGCCATGCTTACCAGGATTCGTAGATGGTCGCGATGCAATACTCGCTGCAGTTGATATGAATGATAGATGGACTACTGATGGCGAGCGAAGAGATGCTAAATGTTTAATATATACAGCATTTGCAAATCGAGGGGTTGGATTTAGTGCTTCGCAGGGAGCAAGATTTAGTCGTACTGATCAAGTTGAAGCTTTTGATTTTCCAGAAGGGAATGATAATTTCTGTAATGAATTATCAGTGGGTGGAATTGACGCTACAAATTTCAGCGTGTATCCTAACCCATCTAATGGAACTATGAATTTAAGAATTAATAAATCTGTGGGTGCTGGTACTGTTAAGATATTTGATATTAATGGTCGTCTTATACACACTCAAGAATCATTATTAGAGGGTAACGTAAGAGTAGAAGCTTCAAATTTATCTACTGGAGTTTACTTATTGCAAGTTCAAAGTGATGTTGCTACAGAAACTATTAAGTTAATTATAGAATAA
- the dgt gene encoding dGTP triphosphohydrolase, with product MQWERLLSLKRQGDTNKRLRTEQDETRLGFEVDYDRIIFSSHFRSLQDKTQVIPLSKTDFVHTRLTHSLEVAVVGRSLGRQVGKRVLEKYPHLSEVHGYKMNDFGAIVAAAALAHDIGNPPFGHSGEKSIGDFFKNGPGKIYKQELTAKEYQDLCTFEGNANGFKILTESRPGAEGGLRLSYATLGAFMKYPKESLPFKPTNHIADKKYGFFQADKESFKDIADELGLIQTRSGADISYARHPLTYLVEAADDICYTIIDFEDGINLGLISEEYALEYLVKLVPHINRSKYASLTDKAARVGYLRALAIGKLIDEAVVIFMENEEAILKGAFAKALLDKSSYEAQIQDILKISVEKIYQSEEVIAKEIAGYEILSTLLKARCRSLVEEPTHYDKLVKKLFLSNAQEGATRYEELLFICNQISIMTDSKSLRIFEQLRGHNIKG from the coding sequence ATGCAATGGGAACGCTTACTTTCCTTAAAGAGACAAGGCGATACAAATAAAAGATTACGTACAGAACAAGATGAGACCAGACTAGGTTTTGAAGTAGATTATGACCGTATTATTTTTTCTTCACACTTTAGAAGCCTGCAAGACAAAACGCAAGTGATTCCATTATCTAAGACTGACTTTGTGCATACAAGGTTGACACATAGCCTTGAGGTTGCTGTAGTAGGTAGGTCCTTAGGCAGGCAGGTGGGAAAGCGAGTTTTAGAAAAATATCCTCACCTATCGGAAGTTCATGGTTATAAGATGAATGATTTTGGAGCCATAGTAGCAGCAGCAGCATTAGCTCATGACATTGGCAATCCACCTTTTGGTCATTCTGGAGAAAAATCTATAGGGGATTTTTTTAAAAATGGCCCTGGGAAGATATATAAACAAGAACTTACAGCAAAGGAGTATCAAGACCTCTGTACATTTGAGGGGAATGCAAATGGGTTCAAAATTCTTACTGAGTCAAGACCTGGCGCAGAGGGAGGCTTAAGACTATCCTATGCCACATTAGGTGCTTTTATGAAATACCCAAAAGAATCGCTACCCTTTAAACCTACAAATCACATCGCAGATAAAAAATATGGTTTTTTTCAAGCAGATAAAGAATCTTTTAAGGACATCGCAGACGAGCTAGGACTTATTCAAACCAGATCAGGAGCTGATATAAGTTATGCGAGGCACCCCTTAACCTATCTAGTAGAAGCAGCAGATGATATTTGCTACACAATTATAGATTTTGAAGATGGGATTAATCTAGGACTTATTTCTGAAGAATATGCGCTTGAATATCTAGTTAAATTAGTACCTCATATCAATAGGAGTAAATATGCCTCACTTACAGATAAGGCGGCAAGAGTAGGTTACTTAAGAGCCCTAGCAATAGGGAAACTTATTGATGAGGCGGTAGTTATATTTATGGAAAATGAAGAGGCAATTTTAAAGGGCGCTTTCGCGAAAGCTTTATTAGATAAGTCAAGCTACGAGGCTCAAATACAGGATATTTTAAAAATTAGTGTTGAAAAAATATATCAAAGTGAGGAAGTAATTGCAAAAGAAATTGCTGGGTATGAGATTTTAAGTACGTTATTGAAAGCTCGTTGTAGATCATTGGTAGAGGAGCCTACGCACTATGATAAGCTTGTTAAAAAATTATTTTTGTCTAATGCTCAAGAGGGAGCTACGCGTTACGAAGAGCTTTTATTTATCTGCAATCAGATTTCTATCATGACTGATAGCAAGTCACTCCGCATTTTTGAGCAGCTACGGGGTCATAATATTAAAGGGTAA
- a CDS encoding TonB-dependent receptor yields the protein MKTVLYSLLLLLSAITANSQTGIIAGTINDGQLNDILPFANVIVQGTTKGTTSDFDGKYSLEIAPGTYVIEFSFVGYNTQQISEVIVTENNTTTLDVTLSGASLDEVIITSTTRQNTEQSVLNLQKKSVQLLDGLSLESIKKSGASNVASAVKNIPGVSVQGGKYVYVRGLGDRYTKTILNGVDVPGLDPDRNTLQLDIFPSSILENIIVVKSSAADQPADFTGGVVDIVTKDIPNSNETSVSIGLGYNPNFHFNDSYISNESSGTDFLGYDNGQRSNPFNENQVFDFPTNTPNTASFLAGRLNPVLAAQRENSGADFNLSFTTGNSYDVGDNKLGYLASISYRNETTYYDDYVDGQRFRKDTDSSIFELNTDRTQQGERGENNVLISALGGLSYKTNNSKYRLNVLHIQNGESGASLLSQTNRIDNSNTIKKDILIYTERALTNVLLSGKHTNEDATWITEWKLSPTFSNVDDKDFRTTPFLVNDEDGSFTISPSESGDASRFFRNLDEINLAGKVDVTRKHKLFEKDAKFKFGGAHTYKQRDFKTVRFATPFRNFNSALLNGDPNAILGENIYNPDSDSGFFVRRDSNDNDQFDSNINVGAYYVSEELRPTSWLTAIVGVRFEKFDLIYTGQDQQGNVFQDERILDKADLFPSANLIFDLNEDGNKKVRASYSRTTARPSFKEASLAQIFNPIENELFIGNINLQPTYINNLDLRYEIYGASDKKFNIGDFAAISGFYKSFKDPIELTFFAEATGQVTPRNLGDANVLGAEIELRKNLDFVGLNNFSLNINYSIIDSDETYNEDERLLRENLLRDGENLDSGRVLQGQSPFLLNAGIAFESEDSTWKSSLSYNVQGKTLQIVGAGEIADVYRLPFNDLKFNLSKSFGEDQNQTITLKAANLLNDDRESVFQSYNAQDQLYSKWSPGQDFSLSYSFKF from the coding sequence ATGAAAACCGTTTTATATTCACTCTTACTTTTACTGTCTGCAATAACTGCAAATTCTCAAACGGGAATTATCGCTGGTACTATTAATGATGGGCAGCTCAATGACATACTGCCATTTGCAAATGTTATTGTTCAAGGAACAACAAAGGGTACTACTTCAGACTTTGATGGAAAATACTCGCTAGAGATTGCTCCCGGAACGTACGTCATAGAATTTTCTTTTGTTGGATATAATACACAGCAAATTTCTGAAGTGATTGTCACAGAAAACAATACTACAACTCTTGATGTAACACTATCAGGGGCATCACTAGACGAAGTTATCATCACATCTACTACGCGTCAGAATACAGAGCAATCAGTTTTAAATCTTCAAAAAAAATCGGTTCAATTGCTCGATGGATTGTCATTAGAAAGTATTAAAAAAAGTGGCGCTAGTAATGTTGCTTCCGCTGTAAAAAACATACCGGGAGTATCTGTTCAGGGTGGAAAATATGTATATGTAAGAGGTTTAGGTGATCGTTACACAAAAACTATACTTAATGGAGTTGATGTGCCTGGACTTGATCCAGACAGGAATACATTACAACTTGATATTTTTCCTTCTTCTATTTTAGAAAATATCATAGTAGTAAAATCGTCTGCTGCAGATCAACCAGCAGATTTTACTGGAGGTGTAGTTGATATTGTTACTAAAGATATTCCTAATAGTAATGAGACTAGCGTTTCAATAGGTCTTGGCTATAATCCTAACTTTCATTTTAATGATAGCTATATTAGCAATGAATCAAGTGGAACAGATTTTCTAGGTTATGACAACGGACAGCGATCTAATCCTTTTAATGAAAATCAGGTTTTTGATTTTCCTACAAACACGCCTAATACTGCTTCTTTTTTAGCTGGCAGACTTAATCCTGTATTAGCTGCGCAAAGAGAAAATAGTGGTGCAGATTTCAACTTATCTTTTACTACAGGAAACTCTTATGATGTAGGCGATAATAAATTAGGATATCTTGCTTCCATTTCTTACCGTAATGAAACTACTTACTATGATGACTACGTAGATGGACAACGTTTTAGAAAAGATACTGATTCAAGCATTTTTGAACTTAATACAGACAGAACACAACAAGGTGAAAGAGGAGAAAATAATGTTCTTATAAGTGCACTAGGTGGATTATCTTACAAAACTAACAATTCTAAATACCGTCTTAATGTATTGCATATTCAGAATGGTGAATCTGGAGCTTCACTACTTAGTCAAACTAACAGAATAGACAATAGTAATACTATTAAAAAGGATATTTTAATTTATACAGAACGCGCTCTTACAAATGTACTTTTAAGTGGAAAACACACTAATGAAGATGCTACTTGGATAACAGAATGGAAATTATCTCCTACATTCTCAAATGTAGATGATAAGGACTTTAGAACAACTCCTTTTTTAGTAAATGATGAAGATGGAAGTTTTACAATAAGCCCAAGTGAATCTGGAGACGCTTCTCGTTTTTTTAGAAACCTAGATGAAATTAACCTCGCTGGTAAAGTTGATGTTACTCGCAAACATAAACTATTTGAAAAAGACGCAAAATTCAAATTTGGGGGAGCCCATACTTACAAGCAACGTGATTTTAAAACAGTACGTTTTGCAACTCCTTTCAGAAACTTTAATAGTGCGCTTTTAAATGGAGACCCTAATGCTATTTTAGGAGAAAATATATACAATCCAGATAGTGACAGCGGCTTCTTTGTAAGAAGAGATTCAAATGATAATGATCAATTCGACTCAAATATAAATGTGGGAGCATATTACGTATCTGAAGAACTTAGACCTACCTCATGGCTTACTGCAATTGTGGGAGTACGCTTTGAAAAATTTGATTTAATCTATACGGGACAAGATCAACAAGGAAACGTATTTCAGGATGAAAGAATATTAGATAAAGCAGATCTATTTCCTTCTGCAAATTTAATTTTTGATCTTAATGAGGATGGCAATAAAAAGGTTAGAGCATCATACTCAAGAACTACAGCACGCCCTTCATTTAAAGAAGCGTCTCTTGCACAAATATTTAATCCTATCGAGAACGAGCTTTTTATAGGTAACATAAATTTACAACCTACATATATAAATAACTTAGATTTAAGATATGAAATTTATGGAGCTAGTGACAAGAAATTTAACATAGGTGATTTTGCAGCCATCAGTGGTTTTTATAAAAGTTTCAAAGACCCTATTGAACTAACATTTTTCGCTGAGGCAACTGGACAGGTCACACCACGTAATCTAGGGGATGCAAATGTTTTAGGTGCAGAAATTGAGCTACGTAAAAACTTAGACTTTGTAGGACTTAACAATTTCTCACTTAATATAAATTACTCTATTATTGATTCTGATGAAACCTATAATGAAGATGAAAGATTGCTAAGGGAAAACTTACTTAGAGATGGAGAAAATCTTGATTCTGGGAGAGTGCTACAGGGACAATCACCATTTTTACTTAATGCAGGCATTGCTTTTGAATCTGAAGATTCAACATGGAAATCCAGCCTATCTTATAATGTGCAAGGTAAGACGTTGCAAATTGTAGGCGCAGGTGAGATTGCAGATGTATATAGGCTACCATTTAATGATTTGAAATTCAATCTCTCCAAATCTTTCGGAGAAGATCAAAATCAAACAATCACTCTTAAAGCAGCAAATCTACTTAATGATGATCGCGAGAGTGTTTTTCAATCATATAATGCACAAGATCAGTTATACTCAAAATGGAGTCCTGGGCAAGATTTTAGCTTAAGCTACAGCTTTAAGTTTTAA
- a CDS encoding nicotinic acid mononucleotide adenyltransferase, with protein MKKILIIAAAFLVNIAVSAQEEVKNTYIQNGDIIEATLMHDNGTVSQTGFFNKKGQLTGKWISYDRTGNKTAEAQYEAGEKVGTWFFWADDKLTEVDYNNSRIAVVNTWKNKNTEVVSNRY; from the coding sequence ATGAAAAAGATATTGATTATTGCAGCTGCTTTTTTAGTTAATATAGCAGTAAGCGCACAAGAAGAAGTTAAAAATACTTACATCCAGAATGGAGACATTATAGAGGCTACATTGATGCATGACAATGGCACTGTGAGTCAGACTGGATTTTTTAATAAAAAAGGTCAGCTTACTGGTAAGTGGATCAGTTATGATCGCACTGGTAATAAAACCGCAGAAGCTCAGTATGAAGCAGGAGAGAAAGTAGGAACTTGGTTTTTCTGGGCAGATGATAAACTGACAGAAGTTGATTATAACAATTCCCGCATTGCAGTGGTGAATACTTGGAAAAATAAAAATACCGAAGTGGTAAGTAATAGATATTAG
- a CDS encoding inorganic phosphate transporter yields MENMYIFMIGALAILAVADLVVGVSNDAVNFLNSAIGSKAVSFKTIMIVASLGIAFGALSSSGMMEVARKGIFDPSQFYFNEIMIIFMAVMVTDIILLDIFNSLGMPTSTTVSIVFELLGAAVAMSIIKISKNSDSLLDIANYINTDKATEIIVGILLSVFIAFTVGAIVQFLTRYLLTFRFDKKPSWAAALFGGVAITSIAYFIIIKGLKGADILPQNFSEWAGNNLYQFLGANFIVWTILGYVSHAILKINIYKLIIILGTFALAMAFAGNDLVNFIGVPMAAYNAFQSWLGSGILPSEFGMESLAEKVPTQPVLLLVAGLVMVLTLWFSEKARRVVKTSVDLSRQDEVKERFKPNWLSQNLVRGVIVANVGLNKLLPTTTKRSISKSFEKAPIPMVAQSEAPAFDMVRAAVNLVIASVLISVATGLKLPLSTTYVTFMVAMGTSLADRAWGSESAVYRVAGVLNVIGGWFLTALSAFTAAAVLAYLMYLGGIYAIVALFLFALFMLGRHYFSNKKENLEAQKEEDLRKAESQTIQGIIEESADNIVKTVERTNKIYTNVLKGLAKGKVKSLKKSREGVEKLNDEVDDLRSNIFYFIKNLEETSVRGSNFYIQILGYLEDITQSLDYIAKSSYKHINNNHKPLRFNQIRDLQEINNKLSLFLDETATAFKDRNYDMIDVLIGKKKELYADITKKIEKQIERTRSEESSPKNTTLYFGLLLESKDLVEEIMNLLELYSTENKQY; encoded by the coding sequence ATGGAAAACATGTACATTTTTATGATTGGCGCACTTGCTATATTAGCAGTAGCCGATCTAGTTGTAGGCGTAAGTAATGATGCCGTAAATTTTCTAAACTCTGCCATTGGTTCTAAAGCAGTATCCTTCAAAACAATTATGATTGTCGCTAGTTTGGGTATTGCATTTGGTGCCTTATCGTCTAGCGGAATGATGGAAGTCGCTCGTAAAGGAATTTTTGATCCATCTCAGTTTTATTTCAATGAGATCATGATCATTTTTATGGCTGTGATGGTCACAGATATTATTCTGCTAGATATTTTTAACAGTCTAGGTATGCCTACTTCCACAACAGTGTCAATAGTTTTTGAATTACTAGGAGCGGCAGTAGCTATGTCGATAATTAAGATTTCTAAAAATAGTGACTCATTATTAGATATTGCAAATTATATAAATACGGATAAGGCAACTGAAATTATTGTCGGGATATTACTTTCAGTTTTTATAGCATTCACAGTCGGTGCAATAGTGCAGTTTTTAACACGCTATCTACTTACTTTTAGATTTGACAAAAAACCTTCTTGGGCAGCTGCTCTATTTGGTGGAGTAGCCATAACATCAATTGCTTATTTTATAATTATTAAAGGACTAAAAGGTGCAGATATTTTGCCTCAAAATTTCAGCGAATGGGCAGGGAATAACTTATACCAGTTTTTAGGTGCAAACTTTATAGTTTGGACTATTTTAGGGTATGTTTCTCATGCAATATTGAAAATCAATATTTACAAACTCATCATAATCTTAGGAACCTTTGCGCTTGCAATGGCCTTTGCTGGGAATGATTTAGTAAACTTCATTGGTGTACCCATGGCCGCTTATAATGCATTCCAATCGTGGTTAGGATCTGGAATTTTGCCTTCTGAATTTGGAATGGAAAGTCTAGCAGAAAAAGTACCTACACAGCCTGTTCTTTTATTAGTCGCTGGCCTCGTGATGGTACTCACACTCTGGTTTAGTGAGAAGGCACGTCGTGTTGTTAAGACATCCGTAGATTTATCAAGACAAGATGAAGTCAAAGAGCGTTTCAAACCAAACTGGTTATCTCAAAATTTAGTACGAGGAGTTATAGTTGCAAATGTTGGACTCAATAAACTACTACCTACTACAACAAAACGAAGCATTAGTAAGAGCTTTGAAAAAGCACCCATACCTATGGTTGCGCAATCTGAAGCTCCAGCTTTTGATATGGTTAGAGCTGCGGTAAACCTTGTTATAGCAAGCGTTTTAATTTCTGTAGCGACTGGACTTAAACTTCCCCTTTCTACCACTTATGTTACCTTTATGGTTGCCATGGGTACCTCCCTTGCAGATCGTGCTTGGGGTAGTGAAAGTGCCGTATATAGGGTAGCTGGCGTATTAAATGTAATAGGAGGATGGTTTCTTACTGCACTTTCTGCATTTACTGCTGCTGCAGTCCTCGCATACTTAATGTACTTAGGAGGCATTTATGCAATTGTGGCTTTATTCCTTTTTGCACTTTTTATGTTAGGACGTCACTACTTTTCAAATAAAAAGGAAAATTTAGAAGCTCAAAAAGAAGAAGACTTACGCAAAGCAGAAAGTCAAACGATTCAAGGAATCATCGAAGAAAGTGCAGATAACATTGTAAAAACTGTAGAGAGAACTAATAAAATTTATACAAATGTTCTAAAAGGGCTTGCAAAAGGAAAAGTCAAAAGCCTTAAGAAAAGTCGTGAAGGAGTAGAAAAACTTAATGACGAAGTAGATGATTTACGTAGTAATATCTTTTACTTTATAAAGAACTTAGAAGAAACTAGTGTGAGAGGATCTAACTTCTATATTCAGATTTTAGGGTACTTAGAAGATATAACACAATCATTAGATTATATAGCCAAATCTAGTTATAAGCATATTAACAACAATCACAAACCATTACGTTTTAATCAGATTAGAGATCTCCAAGAAATCAATAATAAACTAAGCTTATTTTTAGATGAAACTGCCACTGCTTTCAAGGACCGTAATTATGACATGATAGACGTGCTCATCGGCAAGAAGAAAGAATTGTATGCTGATATTACAAAGAAAATTGAAAAACAGATTGAGCGTACTCGCTCTGAGGAATCAAGTCCTAAGAACACAACACTATATTTTGGACTCTTACTGGAATCTAAAGATCTTGTTGAAGAAATAATGAATCTTCTAGAACTTTATAGCACAGAGAATAAGCAATATTAA
- a CDS encoding chromate transporter, producing the protein MFYDINTLSRKTNPTEKNKLKEVAAVFLKMGCFAFGGPAAHIAMMEDEIVSKRKWNFRDQFLDHIGATSLIPEANSTEMTVHCSYHYAEKKGLFLASKTFIIPAINITGVLAYFYITNGNLPGIKPFFIWYKPAVIAVIAAAVLKFEKKTIKSIELAVNGLIVLGLT; encoded by the coding sequence TTGTTTTATGATATAAATACGCTTTCGCGAAAAACAAATCCCACAGAAAAAAATAAACTCAAGGAAGTTGCAGCTGTTTTCCTAAAAATGGGATGTTTTGCTTTTGGTGGACCTGCAGCTCACATCGCAATGATGGAAGATGAGATTGTATCTAAAAGAAAGTGGAACTTTAGAGATCAATTCCTTGACCACATAGGTGCTACAAGCTTAATTCCAGAAGCTAATTCTACAGAAATGACCGTGCACTGCAGCTATCACTATGCAGAGAAAAAAGGTCTTTTTCTTGCAAGTAAAACTTTTATTATTCCAGCTATTAATATTACAGGTGTACTTGCTTACTTCTATATAACGAATGGAAATCTCCCAGGGATAAAACCTTTTTTTATTTGGTATAAACCTGCAGTTATTGCGGTGATAGCTGCCGCTGTTTTAAAGTTCGAAAAAAAAACAATTAAATCGATTGAATTGGCAGTCAATGGACTCATAGTACTTGGTTTAACTTAA
- a CDS encoding chromate transporter — protein MGYQPSRIRGAVVASIGIFLPSFLFVLILTPVLPKLRQSTLFRYFLNSVHVAAVAVMLSVLIQMSLESIIDWRSALIYLISALLVFGTWKISLM, from the coding sequence ATAGGATATCAACCCTCCAGAATACGGGGAGCAGTTGTAGCCAGTATAGGTATTTTTCTTCCGTCTTTCCTATTTGTACTTATACTTACTCCAGTGCTCCCAAAATTACGGCAATCGACACTATTTCGTTATTTTCTAAATAGTGTTCATGTGGCTGCTGTGGCGGTCATGCTATCCGTTTTAATACAAATGAGCTTAGAGAGTATTATAGATTGGAGATCCGCTTTAATCTATCTAATAAGTGCCTTATTAGTCTTTGGTACATGGAAAATATCTTTGATGTGA